In Drosophila subpulchrella strain 33 F10 #4 breed RU33 chromosome X, RU_Dsub_v1.1 Primary Assembly, whole genome shotgun sequence, the DNA window AAGCCCACCTCATAGTGGGTGCCCCTGGTGTAGAGGACTGGAACCGCCTGGCGACGTGGAAGGATCTTGCCGGAGGACATGTTAAGTCAGAGAACTGAAATGGGTTGGGAACTCGGAATTCTGGGGTGCGCTGAGTAAAGAGTTCTGAGTGAAGTATTCGGTGATTTTATTATCGCGCGGGCGAAAAAAAAGGAACAGTCGCGTTCGTTGATATGATAACAAAATGTAgaagtaaacaaaaaaaaggcgATTCGATCGGGTTCAGTTCACCAGCTGATTTGTTCTAGAGCGCTTGAAGGCAGAATTCAAActgatttgttttgttttggcgCCGACGCAGGCAGGCGTCGCAGTCGCCGACCGCTGCCGCAGTGGCCGTCGACGTCGGCAGCGAGCGCTGCTGCGGCGTTATCGATTACGGCCGTTAGTTTAACCCACTAATGACCGCGAATGCCTCAAACTGCCACTCACCCAATAATATTTCCTTTTGAAATGATTAAGTTATTTAATTCTTCTATTATGActaatgtttttttataagtAGTGCCAGTTACTGGGTGATATAAACCCATAaaccattaaaatattttttatttaaataactaAGTTATCTGAATCGAATATTATAGCCCTAATCCGTTTGATTTCTCTATCAGTAAGCAGTGACAGTCACAACATAATGGCCTTATTACAGATCAAATGGAATGCGAATTGGAATGGGATACGTCATAACACAAATTTGCACTTTGAGATCGAAGGGAAACACTTTCTATGAAAAATTTCGTTCCTGTCTTTCCTTTTACAGATaccaaaattattaaataataaactataaggtttttaaatatatttgcaaCTAGGCAGCAGGTTAAAAGACACATACCTTAAAGTCAGTCAACCTAAAGAAATGCATTGAGCTTTCAATATGTTTTATTCAACTATTACTTCCGTTAATACTGATCTTTCAGTACCCATTAGGCgtagattattattattcaacGATAATAAGTTTTATTCCGTTTATTAAGCTGTCAAAAATCAGATTTTAGAATGTTTTCGGCTGGTAAGACAATTAGTTGCCGACTAATAGGCTTTACGACTTAATCGAACGATTTTGCCCCACTTTGTTACCCTCTTCttttgcgtatacgtaatatgaGTGCTAGAAATATACCCCAGTACAACCCAATACACCCTTCCATTCGTCAACTGACCATGAATATATTTTCGCTTTTGTTTGCCGTCCATATAAACACGTTTTCGATTGTTTCGccgttttcttttctttccaTTTATTGCTTTTTAACTGGGTTGGATTTAGCATTCCCTGGTTATTTTTTCTGGTTAATTTCCACGATAGATGAAAAGCGTGCGAACCGATACTTAATATTAATGAGCGAATTATAGATTGGTTTTAGGGGGTTTAGAATTTTCAGACACTGATCAAACAAATGAAATGCGAATAAATTAGATTCTCGAAATATATTCAATCTATATGCCActtgcattttaattatttggatttttttctttgtttgttatATGAGAGAGCTTTCAAAGTGGCCTATAATCGcgatgataatgataatgatgatgatgaccatGATAATGATGCCGCAGCGCAACTTTCTCAGTATCTTTTTGCCCATTAGCATCacaattaaatgtttttattaatttcgtGGCGAAAAACACAGAGCGGTGcgaaacttaaaaataatattatattatataagtGAGAATATCGATTATGAATGAATGCGTATGTGTAtctatagatatatagatagataTAGATAGATACAGTAATTTCCCCGATAGTTCGAACAGATCAGGTCGCTTTCGttattcaatttttattaactttcCTTCGTTGTTGTTGGCGCTGTTTGGCTTGGGGCTAGAAAAATATATGCATCGCATTTCAATaataatgaaaacaaaagttaaaacaaataaaacccACCAAAACCCGCTAGGTTTTAtagggagagggagagagtGAGATGCGGACTGCAAGAAAATGACATTTTACAGTTGCCTTTTACACTCTCTACACTCACCTGCTCTTCGGGGAATTCGGATCACCCGGTTCCATTGGTAACGCTCTGTAGAAAACCATAGAAAACCGAACCACTGTTATCCATATACGGTCTATGGATCCTATGAACATTTCCTGGACTATAAAGTTCTTacatgaaaataaaaaataataagtcATGGGATTTATTTTCCAGTTATGTTACGCCTTATATCGGGAAAAGGTCCATTGATAGGCTAGGACGTCAGAAATTGATAAATAAGCTTTAAGAGAAACCCATATATCATAATTCTTAGAAGCAAATGCTCCTTGCATAAGATATATAACGTATACTTCCAATGACGGTTCAAACTACGCATTATAATGGAACAATTATCTctaatctttttaaaaatatgttttcatAGAACATATTTTCCAATCCCAAGTTTTTTTAAGATAATAAGAATATTTGACCTCTGTCCCCCTAGAGTTATAAAGGTCATATGATAAGTTAAATGTAAGACCCGATCCTAACTATCTCATGTAATGAAACATTtccttaaaacaaaaatatttttgatattcAATGAACCTTACCAAGTTATAAGCTAAGttctataatattttataaactcttttttaatgATAGCTAGTAAATATGGTTTACGAAGAAAGGGATTTcaataattcaaaattcatgTTATATAGTAGTTGGTTAGTGGGCATAGGGCATTCACAGGTCGACCCAGGGCCAAGTGCCACCCATTTCACCCGAGGGCTCGTAGGTCAAGATGCTAGTCGTCGCCAGCATTGGCTGTTGTATATAAATTTTGACAAAAGAAAGACTTCGGTTTAAACCAATTTTGGCAAGGCGGCGGCCATAAGGTGATGACCACTCGACGCGAAGACATGGCATGGATTAGCCGTAGCTCCCGGTCGCATTCCCATCTCCATCTGCTTCTTCTGCTGCCCATCTTGGCGGTTCCCCTGGCGGCAGGTTTCGGCAACGAGTACGTCCACATCAAGGTGCATGTGCCCAAGGAGGAGTCATCAGCGGAGGCGGTGCCCCCGCCGCACAAGGTTATCCATCACTTCCACCACCATCCGCATCCACACCAGCTTCTCCGGAACCGCGGACGAGCCCGTCCCAAGGCCAGTCCGCTGCTGGAGAGCGTGATCCTCTCGGATCTGGACAAACCGCTGCACATGAGCGAGCATACGGAGTATCTGAACCACGCCAAGGAGCTGGCCGACCATCTGGCGGAGACCTACGCCAAGAAGCCACCCCCACCGCCGCCGCCCAAGAAGAAGGTCAACACCTACACCATCATAGAGGAGCAGCAACGGCCACATGGCTACGACTACGAGGATCACCAGGAGCACGGTGTGGAGACGTATCGGGTGATTGAGTCGCGGCCCAAGCAGCAGCATCAccatcaccaccaccacccccatcatcagcagcagcatctggaggcggaggaggaggaggaggatggGGATGTGGGCTATCACTATCAGGGTGGGGCGAAAGCGCATCACTCTCTGGGCATTGGCGCCTATGCCGAGCCCGCTCCCGTGGAGGAGCCCCTGGAGCAGGAGCCGGACGCGGGCTACAGTTACTCCCCGCCCAGTCACTCCTACAGCCCGCCCAGCCTCGCCCATCGCGGCTCCAAGGCCAACCGAGCACCAGCCTACACCTTGGAGGCGCCGCAAGAATCCGCCTATGGATACGATTACTCCAGACACTCGGCCGGAAGTAGCAGCGACTTCCGTCCGTCCGTTCAGGTGCCATCCAGCGATCCGTACGGCGAGGAGGAGCCGGCGGAGACCTATGGACCACCTAGACGTCGACGGCCATCCAGCCACGTGGATTGGCCCGAGGCCAAGGGATTCAACAGTGCCGCCGCGGAGACGTATAGCGGCGTCGATAGCTACAATGTGGGGCACGTCCAGGGCTACCAGTACAGTGGGCCCTACCTGTAGGTGGACCACGCCAACACCTCGCCTAATCTAAGATCGagattatatttatttaattttttttcctagTTCCGTAAGTTGATTATTTCAGTCTTAAGATCCATatgataagtaaataaatgtttataaaccACTGGAATAAATGGTATTTAActtatattaattaattaaaaatgtcttaatttaaaatgtcTTAAACATTAAGGTTTTTCCAATCTGAAAACCTTGGAAATATCTGTTTTATAATAATTCTGCTATACAGCAGTAAAACCACTCGCAAATTATCAACtgataaatatgcaaataggATTTGTTTTCTCAAAAGTTGgtgtataaaaaaaagagaCTGTCTCCAATTACTGCACATAATTTGATCTTGAATTCATTAATAATCAAATTCAATcacataaaattttaattatccAATAGAAAAATGCACTTGTTAATTTAAGTACTATTTTCAACTTTAAATACTAGTACACTTAGCCATATGCGTTTTAAGAACTAGAATAATTGTAATCATCTTAAGGCTTAAACCGCTAATAAAACGTGAATTAGACTTAAACAAAAACTTGCTTTCTAGATGATACTAAGTAAAAGAAACTAAAATAATTAGaatttataagaaataaaatgtGCCTTAtacttaataaaaaaactCTAATCTTATTCAGTTTGATTCGATTTCTATAGCTAATAAAAAAACAGTATTTGTATTTGGCCAAAATATTGTTATAATGTTTATGTAAATAACctgtaattaaatttattattattatattcttatcctattatttttcccagtgctTTCGAAGAAGTCACTTAGACTAATCGAATTTAGATAGGTGCTTGAaagccctatttaagggaagATCGGATAAGCCCGTTTCGCGTGGAAGGTCTAGGTGCCGAGCAGTCCACGATGAGCGGCCGTTTGGGTCGGGTCCTGGAGTTCCACCTGCGGCTCTACCAGGTGCTCGGCTTCCATGGACTGCCCTTGCCGGGTGACGGGAGTCCGGCGCGCACCAGGCGGCAGCTGATGGCCTGGAGCCTATTCCTGCTGATCTCGCTGAGCGGCCTGATCATCACCTGCCTGACCAGCGGCGAGGAGTTCCTCTATCGCGGCGACACGTTCGGTTGCGTCAACGATGCTTTAAAGTACATATTCGCCGAGTTGGCCGTGGCGGCCATATATCTGGAGACCCTGACCAGCCAGCGGCACCTGGCCAATTTCTGGTGGCTCCACGCCAAGCTGGGGGGCCGGAGAGTAGGTGCGGCCAGCCTGCGGAGCGAGTTCCAGCAGTATCGCCGCTATCTGGTCTCCCTCTACGGGATGATGTGCTGCGAGCTGCTGCTCCACTTGGGATTGTGGCAGGTGCAGCCGCTGACCAATCACATGTTCCTGTTCTGGAGCAGCTACGAGCCACTCGTCTGCCTCACATACATGCGAAACATTCAGTTTGTGCTGCACCTGGAGCTGCTCCGGGAGCAGCTGACCGCCCTGGAGCGGGAACTGGGTCTGCTGGCGGAGTACTCGCGGTTTGCCAGCGAGACGGGCCGGAGTTTCCCCGGCTTCGAGAGTTTTCTGCGCCGTAGACTGCTGCACAAGCAGCGACTCTACAGCGATGTGTACGACATGCTCAAGTGTTTCCTGGGCGCCTTCAACTTCTCCATCCTGGCCGTCCTGCTCACCATCAACATCCGCATTGCCGTGGACTGCTACTTCATGTACTACAGCATGTACAACAATGTGGTCAACATAGGTGAGCTGGGTATCCTGTAATGAAAAGATATTACTATATAGTAAGCATTATTATTACAGATTACTACTTGATCCTGCCCGCCTTGCTGGAGATTCCCGCCTTCATATACGCCTCGCAGAGCTGCATGGTCATTGTGCCGAGGATTGCCCACCAGCTGCACAATATAGTCACTGATTCCGGCTGCTGCAGCTGTCCCGATCTCTCCCTGCAGGTGGGTTCTATTGGTAGGGTTCCATGGGTTCAGCTAATCTTCACTTGTCCACTTGGCAGATCCAAAACTTTTCGCTGCAGCTTCTGCATCAGCCGGTGAGAATAGATTGTCTGGGCCTAACCACACTGGATTGCAGTCTTCTCACGCGGGTGGGTTCACGGCAATGTCTTCGAAGGGTCCACGACCTTAACCTCATCCATTGTTCTTGCAGATAGCCTGTTCGGTTGGAACCTACATGATCTACACCATTCAGTTTATACCCAAATTCAGCAATCAGTATATGTAAAAAACCGaaggatatatatataataaagtaCTAAGCTAACCACAAAATAGAAACACTTTTGAGTGGGTCCTTGCAACCTGTAGAGATTTAACATCTAGCATGCTCTACAAGTTTCAGACGCAGCCAAAAACAGATGGAATCTAGGGTTTACATATTAAAGCTTTGTTATATTCATAAAATTATACGTAATTAcataagtgtatttatttatatgtatatcttaAACCAAGGAAAGGGGGCCTGGGTGTCACAAGCGTTCAGTATTCCGTTAAGCGgctttattgtttatttaattatttatttacaaggGTTCCTTGGCTGGCGGCTGGACGGGCGCTGGAAAAGGAGGTGGAGGAGGGGTGGCTGGTGTCCACCAAACGTTGTGCCGACGTTGCCCTATGCTGGTTTACATACTGAGATTATACCCTCCATTGCCATCGCATTACTTAGTTTTTGATTCCTTACGAAAGTAAGATACTCCGAAcataaaacatatatattaaaGTAAAGGTAAAGTACTAGCTTGTGGCTTAGAATATGTGTCACATATCAGACCCCGGAGACTACAGACTACGGACTAATGCAGGGAATATGGGTGATGCAGCTCGATCTCTACTTGCGATGCTGATCCTAATCGTACTCATGGCTTGATTCCCGCTTGGCAATCAGATTCTCGCGCTCATCGTCGTTGCCCTCGATGATGGTGATGCCGCCCGAGCCGCTGCCGTGGTTCCGGTTCAGCGCCTTCACCCGGTGCACCGTCTCCGTGAGGCCGGATTCGGTGAGCACCTCCACCTCGtcgtcgtcctcgtcctcgtccggCACGGTGAAGTATGGATGCGACGAGACCGGGCGGAACTTGTATCCCGTGAGCACGAAGAACACATAGGTGGCCATCTCGCGGAACATCTCGTCCAGCCAGGCGTACTGGAACACCACGGTCATCTGCAGCAGGTCGACGATGATCCGCGTAAAGTAGATGTAGCACACGATCATGATGTAGAATTGGCGGAAGAGCTTCAGTTTGCGCAGATTGATGGCCGCCTTGCCATCGGTTGCCGAGGCCTCATGCAGATGCCGGATGGACCAGACGATCGGGAACAGGATGGCGCCGCAGCAGAGCAGGTCCACGAAGAAGAAGATGTTGTGCCAGGTGCGGAACTCGGCGTCGCTCTGGTCCGACTCATCCGTAATGATCTGGGCCACGTTGGCCAGCACCTGCAGGTCAGAGATAAGAATGTTTATAGTTTATATAACACGAAAAAGCACTCCGCTCTCATTTATAAAACCAGTGGGATGGCTTGTTGTCCACATATCTATAGTTGGCCACATTCTCTCTTTGGTTTTTTGCTTGCACTTATTGAACTTTACTTTAAGTAATATACTTACGAGCCTTTAATGTATATCACTTAAAAAGTACCCTATCTACTTCGTGGACAAACATGTCTTAAGTCACCGCGACCGTGACAAATTAGTCATACAAATATTGAATGGCTGGTCtttcattaacattattaaGTTACTTTGTTACTGATAACGAGTAAGACATCATTCGAGCAAGAATAGTTAGTGAAATACAAAATATGTCTACATTTACCACTTGTCTAAGCACTCAGCTGTTCAGGATAATAACTAAAAACCTAAAGTAGCGATCACTAACCTGCAGCGGGATCACAATCATGAAAATCTTCTTGTCCTTGTCCGAGAGAATGTGCTTGATGAAAGTCCAGCCAGTGCCAATCAGCACGATGGTGATGAAGAGCACGGCGCCCTTGAGCAGGTGGGCAATGTAGTAAAGGATGGCCCAGGTCTCCACATGTTCGCCCCGCTTCTCGATGAAGTGATAGTTGATCGAGTGGAACATCAGCGAGAGCGACTTGAGAAACACCAGCACGGCCATCAAATAGTGTATTTTATACACAGTGTGCCTGACGCAAAGAACACACACTTGTTAACTCCATAGATGCAAGACTATGCAGCTCAAACTCACTTGCtctttttcaaaataaacacCCAGAAGAGACCGGATAGGAAGAAAAGCAGGCTCATCATGAAGTACAGGGCTGGCAAGGGCATCTCCCCGGCCGACAAGTAGTTGCCATTGTTGTTCTCCTCAATGTCCACCTGAAAGAGGTTTTCCCATAAGCATCCACCTTGGTACATCTTCGATGTTACTCACATTGAAGGACATAATCTTGGAGCTGTGATAGTTGGGACAGGCGTGGAAGTACAGGTTGTATAGGCCCTCGTCGCGGGGCGTGGCCACCAGCATGGAGAAGTTGAAGGCATAGTAGTTCACATTGTTGATGGTCTCCTTGACCAGTGGCATGGTCTCCTTGCACAGGTCCTCCTGCGACTGCTTGAACGAGCCGGCTCCATATAGATCGTCCGCAGAGTCGTCGTCGTGGGGAAAGGGATTGCCGGGAGCTGCATCCGAATCGGTATCCTCATTTTTGTTGTCCACTTGTGTGTTATCTTGAGCCGGAgcagctggtggtggtggtggtggggcCTCCACTTTGGGAGCTTCTGCGTCTGCTGGTTTTGCTGGGGCTTCATCCTGTTTGGTTGGGGCTTCCTCCTTTTTTACGACTACATCCTCTTGCTCAGCTTCGTTCTTTTCCTTGGAGACGGCTTCCTCTGGCTTTGGGACCGCATCTGGTTGAGCAGGCAGCTCCTGCTTGGCAGAAGCATTCAGATTGGCAGCCACATCTGGCTTGGGGGCAACCTCCTCTTTGGGCGCCTCAACTTTTGGGGCAGGGGCATCCACTTTGGAAGGAACCTCTTCCTTGGGCAACTCAATTTTACCCGCCACCACAGCAGGCGATGAGGACTTCAGCTCAGCGggttcctgctccaagggtTCCATCATGAAGTCATCTGGACCCTCGGCCGAGTAGGGCTGGACATCGCGAGTGGTGCGGAACAAGACCGAATCGCTGATCTTGGCCATGCGCGAGTTCCGCTTGGTCCTGGAGGGGATTTGGTTGTAGATGTGCCTGTTGACCCACTCGGGGGAGCACTTCACGCGAACCCTGCAGCACAAGGAGTATAAATTGAGGTAGGATCAtggccaaaacaaaacaaggttACATACTTGAGCTCCTTGAGGTCCAGGACGAAGAACAGAATGGGACCGCTGATCTGCGTCTTGGGCGACTCCTCCAGTATGCACTTGTTCTGGTGCGAGTCCAGGTAGGGATTCAGCTGGTCAATGGTGGTCTTGTCCAGCGACAGGCCCAGCTGGAACGGAGAACAGTAATGAGAGGAGGAACTGGTAGGCTCAGTCAGGAAAACTTACCAAATCCGTGGGCTGCTCCTCGTCAATTGTCAGCTTGCTGAGCTGCACGTCCAGGTGGCCATTGATGTAGAACCCAAAGGTGCTGAGTGCGATGTACTGGCGCCTGTCATTCTGTGAGTGAGCCCGGAATTAGTTAGCCATGAGGCAGTTGCTCGAGCACCCAGGAAAAGGTCACTGGATGCCCCTTCCCCCACACTTACGCGGACTTCCAGGTGATGCTTGCGCCCGAGAACCGCCAGGGGGGCGGCGAGGAGCGCCGCCAGTGCCGCCAGCACCACTATTGATTTAACATCCCCGCCGGGAGCACGCATTTTTCGAATTTTCCGACTTTTCCGCTGCCCTGTCGGCGACGTCTCGTGGCACAGTGGCCCCACGATTCCGGCGGAGCGGTCCGGCACAGAACTCCGC includes these proteins:
- the LOC119558132 gene encoding gustatory receptor 8a, yielding MSGRLGRVLEFHLRLYQVLGFHGLPLPGDGSPARTRRQLMAWSLFLLISLSGLIITCLTSGEEFLYRGDTFGCVNDALKYIFAELAVAAIYLETLTSQRHLANFWWLHAKLGGRRVGAASLRSEFQQYRRYLVSLYGMMCCELLLHLGLWQVQPLTNHMFLFWSSYEPLVCLTYMRNIQFVLHLELLREQLTALERELGLLAEYSRFASETGRSFPGFESFLRRRLLHKQRLYSDVYDMLKCFLGAFNFSILAVLLTINIRIAVDCYFMYYSMYNNVVNIDYYLILPALLEIPAFIYASQSCMVIVPRIAHQLHNIVTDSGCCSCPDLSLQIQNFSLQLLHQPVRIDCLGLTTLDCSLLTRIACSVGTYMIYTIQFIPKFSNQYM
- the LOC119558121 gene encoding protein GPR107, with product MRAPGGDVKSIVVLAALAALLAAPLAVLGRKHHLEVRNDRRQYIALSTFGFYINGHLDVQLSKLTIDEEQPTDLLGLSLDKTTIDQLNPYLDSHQNKCILEESPKTQISGPILFFVLDLKELKVRVKCSPEWVNRHIYNQIPSRTKRNSRMAKISDSVLFRTTRDVQPYSAEGPDDFMMEPLEQEPAELKSSSPAVVAGKIELPKEEVPSKVDAPAPKVEAPKEEVAPKPDVAANLNASAKQELPAQPDAVPKPEEAVSKEKNEAEQEDVVVKKEEAPTKQDEAPAKPADAEAPKVEAPPPPPPAAPAQDNTQVDNKNEDTDSDAAPGNPFPHDDDSADDLYGAGSFKQSQEDLCKETMPLVKETINNVNYYAFNFSMLVATPRDEGLYNLYFHACPNYHSSKIMSFNVDIEENNNGNYLSAGEMPLPALYFMMSLLFFLSGLFWVFILKKSKHTVYKIHYLMAVLVFLKSLSLMFHSINYHFIEKRGEHVETWAILYYIAHLLKGAVLFITIVLIGTGWTFIKHILSDKDKKIFMIVIPLQVLANVAQIITDESDQSDAEFRTWHNIFFFVDLLCCGAILFPIVWSIRHLHEASATDGKAAINLRKLKLFRQFYIMIVCYIYFTRIIVDLLQMTVVFQYAWLDEMFREMATYVFFVLTGYKFRPVSSHPYFTVPDEDEDDDEVEVLTESGLTETVHRVKALNRNHGSGSGGITIIEGNDDERENLIAKRESSHEYD
- the LOC119555961 gene encoding ETV5-related protein Ets96B, which gives rise to MTTRREDMAWISRSSRSHSHLHLLLLLPILAVPLAAGFGNEYVHIKVHVPKEESSAEAVPPPHKVIHHFHHHPHPHQLLRNRGRARPKASPLLESVILSDLDKPLHMSEHTEYLNHAKELADHLAETYAKKPPPPPPPKKKVNTYTIIEEQQRPHGYDYEDHQEHGVETYRVIESRPKQQHHHHHHHPHHQQQHLEAEEEEEDGDVGYHYQGGAKAHHSLGIGAYAEPAPVEEPLEQEPDAGYSYSPPSHSYSPPSLAHRGSKANRAPAYTLEAPQESAYGYDYSRHSAGSSSDFRPSVQVPSSDPYGEEEPAETYGPPRRRRPSSHVDWPEAKGFNSAAAETYSGVDSYNVGHVQGYQYSGPYL